GGTCCTGGACCGGTTCCAGGCCAAGATCCCGCTCGGCCGCTACACCACGCCCGACGAGGTGGCGGGCATGGTCGGTTACCTGCTGACCGACGCGGCCGCATCCGTCACCGCGCAGGCGATCAACGTCTGCGGCGGGCTGGGCAACTACTGAGGAGAGCCATGCCGGACGAGACCGCGCACCACACCGTCCACGAGATCGACGTGCGAGCGCCCGCCGAGGCGGTGTTCGACCTCATCGCCGAGGCTTCCCGCTGGCCGGCGCACTTCCCGCCGAGCGTCCACGTCGAGCGTCTGGAGGGCGACGACCGCCAGGAGCGGCTGCGGATCTGGGCCACGGCCAACGGCGAGGTCAAGAGCTGGACCTCGCGCCGGGAACTGGACCGGGCCGGACTGCGCGTGGCGTTCCGCCAGGAGGAGTCCCGGGCACCCGTGCGGAGCATGAGCGGGGAGTGGCGGCTTCAGCCGCTCGGCCCGGAGCGGACCCGGGTGCGCTTCACCCACACCTTCACCGCCGTCGACGACGCCCCGGAACACGTCGAGTGGATCAACCGGGCCATCGACACCAACACCGCGTCGGAGCTGGAGGCGCTGCGCCGGGGCGCGGAGGAGGCGGACGCCGGCCTCACCTTCACCTTCGACGACAGCGTGCGCGTCGACGGATCGGCCAAGGAAGCCTACGAGTTCATCCGCGCCGCGGACCGCTGGACGGAGCGGCTGCCGCACGTCGCCCGGGTCGTCCTCACCGAGGACACCCCGAACGAGCAGATCCTGGAGATGGACACGCTCACCGCCGACGGCGAGACCCACACCACCCGTTCGGTGCGGGTCTGCTTCCCCGCCGAGCGGATCGTCTACAAGCAGATCCAAACCCCGGCGCTGATGGCCGCGCACACCGGTGAGTGGATCTTCGAGGAGGACGAGGAGGGCTGCACGGTCACCTCCCGGCACACCGTGCGGATCGAACCGGACGCCGTGACCACCGTCCTCGGCCCGCAGGCCGACGTGGCCGCCGCCCGCACCATGATCCGTGAGGCGCTCGGCCGCAACAGCCTGGCCACGCTGCGGCACGCCGCGGAGCACGCGAAGCGGTTGGCCGGCACCGAGCCGGTCTCCGCGCAGACGTACGTCGCCGTGCAGCAGTTCTACGCCCGGCAGATGCGGCTGCTGGACGAGCGGCGGGCCGAGGAGTGGGCCCGGACCTTCACCGAGGACGGCGTCTTCGCGCAGAACACCGCGCCCGAGCCCCTGCGCGGCCGGGAGGCCGTCGCC
This genomic stretch from Streptomyces sp. Go-475 harbors:
- a CDS encoding nuclear transport factor 2 family protein, which encodes MPDETAHHTVHEIDVRAPAEAVFDLIAEASRWPAHFPPSVHVERLEGDDRQERLRIWATANGEVKSWTSRRELDRAGLRVAFRQEESRAPVRSMSGEWRLQPLGPERTRVRFTHTFTAVDDAPEHVEWINRAIDTNTASELEALRRGAEEADAGLTFTFDDSVRVDGSAKEAYEFIRAADRWTERLPHVARVVLTEDTPNEQILEMDTLTADGETHTTRSVRVCFPAERIVYKQIQTPALMAAHTGEWIFEEDEEGCTVTSRHTVRIEPDAVTTVLGPQADVAAARTMIREALGRNSLATLRHAAEHAKRLAGTEPVSAQTYVAVQQFYARQMRLLDERRAEEWARTFTEDGVFAQNTAPEPLRGREAVAAAVRRNLARTADTPEQRRHVFSMLTVVPGPGGSLHTRCYAQVLATPPGGQSRLHLSAVCEDELVPDGDGWLVRHRRVEHDGV